One Dialister invisus DSM 15470 genomic region harbors:
- a CDS encoding DUF2156 domain-containing protein has translation MFIIDFKPFTIEKREYIDSFFHVHHYEGIDCSFNTLFLWQEAYHTQWAVEENILFVRAGEGQNTFFMPPFAGEGASFGRGMEIIHECLEREGKPFIIKAASPWVLEQIKAHCPNRYEFTADRDNWEYVYRTADMINLSGKKLRMKKNHLNAFLRQYGDYTYESITSENREDAWQGIEDWFERHGDIAEEKEALQRCFANWDALKLKGAIIRIYGKVEAFTNGDLVNPRVAHIFFEKANPNIRGLYQAINRDFLMHEFAETEFVNREEDMGLPGLRQAKMEYNPDHFAEKYDVVVKDGSCF, from the coding sequence ATGTTCATCATAGACTTCAAACCGTTTACAATTGAAAAAAGAGAGTATATCGACAGCTTTTTTCATGTCCATCATTATGAGGGGATCGACTGTTCATTCAATACACTTTTTTTATGGCAGGAAGCGTACCATACGCAGTGGGCGGTAGAGGAGAATATCTTATTCGTCCGTGCGGGGGAAGGGCAGAATACGTTTTTTATGCCCCCTTTTGCCGGTGAAGGGGCGTCTTTCGGCCGCGGCATGGAGATTATCCATGAATGCCTGGAGCGCGAGGGAAAACCGTTTATCATTAAGGCTGCTTCACCCTGGGTGCTGGAACAGATCAAAGCCCATTGCCCGAACCGGTATGAATTCACTGCGGATCGGGATAATTGGGAATATGTATACCGTACGGCAGACATGATCAATTTATCGGGAAAGAAACTCCGGATGAAGAAAAATCATCTGAACGCTTTTCTCCGCCAGTACGGTGATTATACATACGAGTCCATCACGTCGGAAAACAGGGAAGACGCATGGCAGGGGATTGAAGACTGGTTTGAACGGCATGGAGACATTGCGGAAGAAAAAGAAGCGCTGCAGCGGTGTTTTGCCAATTGGGACGCTTTGAAATTGAAAGGCGCTATTATTCGCATTTATGGAAAGGTAGAGGCCTTTACGAACGGAGATTTGGTCAATCCCCGGGTGGCGCATATTTTCTTTGAAAAGGCAAATCCGAATATCCGCGGGCTGTATCAGGCGATCAACCGCGATTTCCTGATGCATGAATTTGCGGAAACAGAATTTGTAAATCGTGAAGAAGACATGGGGCTGCCTGGCCTGCGTCAGGCAAAAATGGAATACAATCCTGATCATTTCGCGGAAAAGTATGATGTCGTCGTAAAAGACGGCAGTTGTTTCTGA
- a CDS encoding prephenate dehydrogenase produces the protein MCLKGILFQTGNRSIKMDFSKTTAAVIGLGLMGGSFAMRLKELGAAVIGINRTLSTAEAALRQGIVDSIDISDLKHADIVIFCTPAKATLAFVKNHLPDFRSDAIMTDIAGVKGNLADDIRQILPPGIDFISSHPMCGHEGEGLSRADPDIFRGANYILLPDKTNRPESVELLRNMALALGCRHVPSITPEEHDRHIAYTSDLTHVLAAALINSTSLKEDTKYFTGGSFRDETRVADINSPLWTDLFLANRENLLLEIDRFTESLSAIKTALERADKNTLHELLEKAGKRKRNLTAADKI, from the coding sequence ATCTGCCTGAAAGGTATACTATTTCAAACCGGAAACAGGAGTATAAAAATGGATTTCAGCAAAACAACAGCGGCCGTTATTGGCCTGGGTCTGATGGGCGGTTCCTTTGCCATGAGACTGAAGGAACTCGGAGCGGCAGTAATCGGTATCAATCGGACATTATCGACGGCAGAGGCCGCCCTTCGGCAGGGCATAGTGGATTCCATCGATATCAGTGACCTGAAACACGCGGACATTGTTATATTCTGCACACCTGCCAAAGCGACACTCGCCTTTGTGAAAAATCACCTGCCGGACTTCCGCTCCGACGCGATCATGACCGATATCGCCGGCGTAAAAGGAAACCTTGCCGATGATATCCGGCAAATACTTCCGCCGGGCATAGATTTCATTTCATCCCACCCTATGTGCGGACATGAAGGTGAAGGACTTTCCCGGGCGGATCCGGACATTTTCCGCGGAGCAAATTATATCCTTCTTCCCGATAAAACGAACCGCCCGGAGAGTGTGGAACTGCTCCGAAACATGGCGCTGGCTCTCGGCTGCCGCCATGTACCGTCAATCACACCGGAAGAACACGACCGCCACATCGCCTACACCAGCGACCTGACCCACGTCCTTGCGGCGGCGCTGATAAACAGCACTTCCCTGAAAGAAGACACAAAGTACTTTACAGGCGGATCATTCCGTGATGAAACAAGAGTAGCGGATATCAACAGCCCCCTTTGGACAGATTTATTCCTTGCCAACCGTGAAAACCTGCTTCTTGAAATCGACCGTTTTACAGAAAGCCTTTCTGCAATAAAAACAGCACTGGAAAGGGCAGATAAAAATACCCTTCATGAACTTCTTGAAAAAGCAGGAAAAAGAAAACGGAACCTGACAGCCGCCGATAAAATATGA
- a CDS encoding 3-dehydroquinate synthase family protein, which yields MDTVHINLGNDSYDVIIDSGIIGRLGKETAPLSGHGRAVIITEEGIDELYGQDLKRQLEKENLNVQQIVLSSSEKSRSLSVVSRVCEALADFGFCAGDLLIGLGGRVVGDVTGFVAATYRRGTPYVQVPTSLLAQIGSAIGGKISIDINGRKNLIGTFYQPKAVYVDPAMVRTLPARFFHNGLGEAIKIGCVADKDLFEIFEKAASDQDILRVLPEIIRRCITIKAHYVEIDPEDKGERRILDFGHTLGGAAERYYRFNDLRLTHGEATAAGMYMITSASEILGLTKRGTAERIKYVLQSIGLPTNLDVPRDILVSLLEHGKNVKDEKIETPLVLEIGKGYIYTGEIETLKKYIQME from the coding sequence ATGGATACGGTACATATCAATTTAGGGAATGATTCTTATGATGTGATAATCGACTCAGGCATCATCGGCCGCCTGGGAAAAGAAACCGCCCCCCTGTCGGGTCACGGGCGCGCAGTCATTATCACGGAAGAAGGAATTGACGAACTGTATGGCCAGGATTTGAAACGCCAGCTGGAAAAAGAGAACCTGAACGTACAGCAGATCGTTCTTTCTTCAAGCGAAAAGAGCCGAAGCCTTTCTGTCGTGAGCCGTGTATGCGAGGCGCTGGCAGACTTCGGGTTCTGTGCAGGAGATCTGCTTATCGGCCTTGGCGGACGTGTCGTCGGCGATGTGACAGGCTTTGTTGCAGCAACTTACCGGAGAGGGACTCCCTACGTGCAGGTGCCCACTTCTCTCCTGGCACAGATCGGCAGCGCCATCGGAGGGAAAATCTCCATCGATATCAATGGAAGAAAAAATCTCATCGGTACATTCTACCAGCCCAAAGCCGTGTATGTAGATCCTGCCATGGTCCGCACGCTTCCTGCCCGTTTCTTCCATAACGGTCTCGGCGAAGCGATTAAAATCGGCTGCGTGGCAGACAAGGACCTCTTTGAAATATTTGAAAAAGCCGCCTCTGACCAGGATATCCTTCGTGTTCTTCCAGAAATCATCCGCCGCTGCATTACCATCAAGGCACACTATGTGGAAATCGATCCCGAAGACAAAGGCGAGCGCCGTATCCTTGATTTCGGCCATACACTGGGCGGCGCGGCAGAAAGATACTACCGTTTCAATGATCTCCGCCTGACCCACGGTGAAGCGACGGCGGCCGGCATGTACATGATCACGAGCGCTTCTGAAATTCTGGGACTCACCAAGCGGGGTACAGCGGAACGGATCAAGTACGTCCTCCAGTCTATCGGCCTTCCCACCAATCTTGACGTCCCCCGTGATATTCTTGTCTCCCTTCTGGAACATGGAAAAAATGTAAAAGATGAAAAAATAGAAACACCCCTCGTTCTGGAAATCGGAAAAGGATATATTTATACGGGAGAAATTGAAACCTTAAAGAAATATATACAAATGGAATAA